A region of Bacillus cabrialesii DNA encodes the following proteins:
- a CDS encoding sugar porter family MFS transporter, translating to MSTKKKEAVKEKESLAHKGLLRTITLVSTFGGLLFGYDTGVINGALPFMATAGQLNLTPVTEGLVASSLLLGAAFGAMFGGRLSDRHGRRKTILYLALLFIAATLGCTFSPNASVMIAFRFLLGLAVGCASVTVPTFLAEISPAERRGRIVTQNELMIVIGQLLAYTFNAIIGSTMGESANVWRYMLVIATLPAVVLWFGMLIVPESPRWLAAKGRMGDALRVLWQIRVDSRAQQEIKEIKHAIEGTAKKAGFHDFQEPWIRRILFVGIGIAIVQQITGVNSIMYYGTEILREAGFQTEAALIGNIANGVISVIAVIFGIWLLGKVRRRPMLIIGQIGTMTALLLIGILSIVLEGTPALPYVVLSLTVLFLAFQQAAISTVTWLMLSEIFPMHVRGLGMGISTFCLWTANFLIGFTFPILLNHIGMSATFFIFVAMNILAILFVKKYVPETKGRSLEQLEHSFRQYGRRADQEIQNQTTHLS from the coding sequence GTGAGTACAAAAAAGAAAGAGGCTGTAAAAGAAAAAGAAAGCTTAGCTCATAAAGGGCTTTTACGAACGATTACATTGGTATCTACATTCGGCGGCCTGTTGTTCGGTTATGATACGGGTGTCATTAATGGGGCACTTCCTTTTATGGCAACTGCAGGTCAACTCAATCTTACACCTGTTACAGAAGGACTGGTTGCGAGTTCCCTGCTTCTCGGGGCAGCCTTCGGGGCGATGTTTGGAGGACGTCTGTCCGATCGGCACGGCCGCCGAAAAACGATCCTTTATTTAGCCTTACTCTTCATCGCAGCCACACTTGGCTGTACCTTTTCACCAAACGCGTCCGTGATGATTGCCTTTCGTTTTCTGCTCGGACTGGCGGTTGGCTGCGCTTCTGTAACGGTTCCAACCTTTTTAGCGGAAATTTCGCCGGCAGAACGCAGGGGACGAATCGTGACACAAAATGAACTGATGATCGTAATTGGCCAGCTGCTGGCATACACCTTTAACGCCATTATCGGCAGCACAATGGGGGAGAGCGCAAATGTTTGGCGGTATATGCTGGTCATCGCGACACTTCCGGCTGTTGTGTTATGGTTCGGAATGCTCATCGTGCCTGAAAGCCCGCGTTGGCTGGCGGCTAAAGGCAGAATGGGTGACGCTCTGCGGGTGCTTTGGCAAATCCGTGTAGACAGCCGGGCACAGCAGGAAATAAAAGAAATCAAACATGCGATTGAGGGCACAGCAAAAAAGGCCGGCTTTCATGATTTTCAAGAGCCGTGGATCAGACGCATTCTATTCGTTGGGATCGGAATCGCCATCGTACAGCAAATTACCGGTGTCAATTCGATCATGTACTATGGGACAGAAATTCTGAGAGAAGCCGGTTTTCAAACAGAAGCTGCATTAATCGGCAATATTGCAAACGGTGTTATTTCAGTTATCGCGGTCATTTTTGGGATATGGCTTCTCGGCAAAGTCCGCCGCCGGCCCATGCTGATCATCGGACAGATTGGCACGATGACAGCCCTTCTGCTGATCGGGATTTTATCCATTGTCCTTGAAGGAACACCCGCCCTGCCGTATGTTGTGCTGAGTTTGACCGTTTTGTTTCTTGCGTTTCAGCAGGCTGCCATTTCTACGGTGACGTGGCTGATGCTCTCGGAAATCTTTCCTATGCATGTGCGGGGGCTTGGCATGGGGATCAGCACCTTCTGCTTGTGGACAGCTAACTTTCTCATTGGATTCACCTTTCCCATTTTGCTCAATCATATTGGGATGTCGGCGACATTTTTTATCTTTGTCGCTATGAATATTCTAGCGATTCTATTTGTGAAAAAATATGTGCCTGAGACAAAAGGGCGGTCACTTGAACAGCTTGAGCATTCCTTTCGCCAGTATGGCCGCCGCGCTGATCAGGAAATCCAAAATCAAACAACTCACTTATCGTAA
- a CDS encoding sugar phosphate isomerase/epimerase family protein — MKLSYVTDSLGHLPFEEMLDFAAELGIDTLEMTTGGWSPAPHLNLDELLQSSHKREEFSAALEKRNMTLCALNCSGNPLDPGELGKLHREVTDKTMELAGLLGVKKVIMMSGLPAGGPDDKVPNWITYTVSWPPVLKDILNYQWEDVAIPYWKELVQKAEACGVEKIALENFSSQLVYNPETLFRLRNAVGPMVGLNLDPSHLLWMGADPIIAARELGEAIHHVHGKDVRIERHLAAVNGLLETKEVTDPANRAWNYVAVGCGQDLQWWKEFFSVVKMMGYDGEVSLEMEDLTMSPEAGIRTSIEALKQTISQ, encoded by the coding sequence ATGAAACTATCTTATGTAACAGACAGCTTAGGACATTTGCCTTTTGAAGAAATGCTCGATTTTGCCGCGGAGCTTGGCATTGATACGCTTGAAATGACAACCGGAGGCTGGTCGCCTGCGCCTCACTTGAATCTTGATGAACTGCTGCAAAGCAGCCACAAAAGAGAAGAGTTTTCAGCAGCGCTGGAAAAGCGGAATATGACACTTTGCGCTTTAAACTGCTCGGGGAATCCTTTGGATCCAGGCGAACTGGGCAAATTGCACAGAGAAGTAACGGACAAAACGATGGAGCTGGCTGGATTATTAGGCGTCAAAAAAGTGATCATGATGAGCGGCCTGCCAGCCGGCGGCCCGGACGACAAAGTGCCGAACTGGATCACATACACAGTAAGCTGGCCTCCCGTTTTAAAAGATATCCTCAACTATCAATGGGAAGATGTTGCGATTCCTTATTGGAAGGAGCTTGTCCAAAAAGCGGAAGCCTGCGGTGTTGAAAAAATCGCGCTTGAAAATTTCAGCTCTCAATTAGTCTATAATCCTGAGACTCTCTTTCGGCTCAGAAATGCAGTCGGCCCGATGGTCGGTTTGAATCTTGACCCGAGCCATTTATTATGGATGGGCGCAGACCCGATCATCGCGGCAAGGGAGCTCGGAGAAGCCATTCACCATGTTCACGGAAAAGATGTCAGAATTGAAAGACATTTAGCTGCAGTTAACGGGCTGTTAGAAACAAAAGAAGTGACAGATCCTGCAAACCGGGCATGGAATTATGTAGCTGTCGGCTGCGGACAGGATTTACAGTGGTGGAAGGAATTTTTTTCAGTCGTAAAAATGATGGGGTATGACGGTGAGGTTTCCTTAGAAATGGAGGACTTAACGATGTCACCGGAAGCGGGCATCCGCACATCGATAGAAGCTTTAAAACAAACCATCAGCCAATAG
- a CDS encoding Gfo/Idh/MocA family protein, protein MMLNGERIISKPLRWAMVGGGRLSQVGYKHRIGALRDNTAFQLIAGAFDIDAERGKDFGVNLGVDAERCYPDYQTMFAEEAKKEDGIEVVSIATPNGTHYEICKAALEADLHVICEKPLFFTSEEGYEIKALAEKKGKIVGVTYGFSGNQMLLQMRAMIEQGKIGDIRVVDLQYTHGFCAADEGENISAAQKWRVDPAIAGPSFVLGDLSTHTYYMSQLIMPQMKIKELLCDRQSFVGSRAPLEDNAHVLMHYENGAVGTMWTSSINAGCMDGHRIRIVGSKASIEWWDSKPNELTYEVQGEPIQTLVRGMPYLDGACSADERLGALHSEGLSDAWANIYLKFAVAIDAKNREDQETLNNLVYPDIDAGIEGIRWIENCVRSADQGSVWVEFK, encoded by the coding sequence CTGATGCTAAATGGAGAAAGAATCATTTCAAAACCGCTGCGCTGGGCAATGGTAGGCGGCGGGCGGCTCAGCCAGGTTGGATATAAACATCGTATTGGAGCGCTGAGAGACAATACTGCCTTTCAATTAATCGCAGGCGCCTTTGATATCGATGCCGAAAGAGGAAAAGACTTTGGGGTGAACCTCGGAGTGGATGCGGAACGCTGTTATCCTGACTATCAAACAATGTTTGCGGAGGAAGCGAAAAAAGAGGATGGCATAGAGGTTGTATCGATTGCCACCCCGAACGGCACTCATTATGAGATCTGTAAGGCGGCGCTTGAAGCAGATCTGCATGTCATTTGTGAAAAACCGCTGTTCTTCACTTCAGAAGAGGGCTATGAAATCAAAGCGCTCGCAGAGAAAAAAGGGAAAATTGTCGGCGTGACATACGGGTTTTCCGGCAATCAAATGCTCCTTCAAATGCGTGCGATGATTGAGCAAGGCAAGATCGGCGATATTCGTGTGGTTGACTTGCAGTACACACACGGTTTTTGTGCAGCAGATGAGGGCGAAAACATAAGCGCTGCACAGAAATGGCGTGTCGACCCTGCGATCGCCGGGCCAAGCTTTGTGCTGGGCGATTTATCTACCCACACGTATTATATGTCGCAGCTCATTATGCCGCAGATGAAAATCAAAGAGCTGCTGTGTGACCGCCAGAGCTTCGTCGGCAGCCGAGCGCCGCTGGAGGACAACGCACATGTGCTCATGCATTATGAAAACGGAGCGGTCGGAACGATGTGGACATCATCAATCAATGCCGGATGTATGGATGGCCATAGAATCCGGATTGTCGGCTCAAAAGCAAGCATCGAATGGTGGGACAGCAAGCCAAACGAACTGACGTATGAAGTGCAGGGAGAGCCGATTCAGACACTCGTTCGCGGCATGCCGTATTTAGATGGTGCATGCAGTGCTGATGAACGTCTGGGCGCCTTACACAGCGAAGGGCTGTCAGACGCGTGGGCCAATATTTATCTTAAGTTTGCCGTTGCGATTGATGCGAAAAACCGCGAAGATCAAGAAACCTTGAACAACTTGGTGTATCCTGACATTGATGCAGGAATCGAGGGCATCCGCTGGATTGAGAATTGCGTGCGTTCAGCAGACCAAGGATCAGTCTGGGTTGAATTCAAATAA
- a CDS encoding sensor histidine kinase, which yields MKALIFTRIFTLMVSCSVYFFLVKDDRWFEYLFIAGGAGVFLANHLLLRVEKYAVIFCLIDIAVGFSFGFIFPGTGLYITLLSPVAVTFFLKGFDRKTVWSVLCFCFIMWLIVLIRTYRMFGDEYVMDHCISMTFVVFCGVVGKLIRKLLDTQETAKQQFQELTESHLALSAAHEELHLYAKQVEEMTAIHERNRMARDIHDTVGHKMTALLVQLQLLREWQKRDSQKAEETVEVCETLVREALDDVRLSVRTLQTENDPSLIETLKQLTKDFYKNAGVTTEFAVSGDPAMIPLSLHPTLVRTVQEALTNAKRHGGATACSIQLACTTDSISLVIKDDGKGNPDAALGFGLLNMKKRAAEHGGMIRFESERDEGFTVIAKFSLANKKWSFGPAQQKESLS from the coding sequence GTGAAGGCTCTTATATTTACTAGGATTTTCACCTTAATGGTAAGTTGTTCGGTTTACTTTTTTCTTGTAAAAGATGACCGCTGGTTTGAGTATTTGTTCATCGCTGGCGGTGCGGGTGTGTTCTTAGCAAATCATCTCTTATTAAGAGTAGAAAAATATGCCGTTATTTTTTGTCTGATTGATATTGCAGTTGGCTTTTCATTCGGTTTCATATTTCCGGGTACAGGTTTATATATCACATTGCTCAGCCCGGTTGCTGTTACCTTTTTTTTGAAAGGGTTTGACCGAAAAACAGTATGGTCTGTCCTGTGTTTTTGTTTTATCATGTGGCTGATTGTGCTCATTCGTACATATCGTATGTTCGGCGATGAATATGTGATGGATCATTGTATCAGCATGACATTCGTTGTCTTTTGCGGAGTTGTCGGTAAATTAATCCGCAAGCTTTTGGATACGCAGGAAACGGCAAAACAGCAGTTTCAGGAACTGACGGAGTCACACTTGGCGCTGTCTGCTGCGCATGAGGAGCTGCATTTATATGCAAAGCAGGTTGAAGAAATGACTGCCATTCATGAGCGGAACAGAATGGCAAGGGACATCCATGATACAGTCGGGCACAAAATGACGGCGCTCCTCGTCCAGCTGCAGCTTTTGCGGGAATGGCAAAAAAGAGACAGCCAAAAAGCGGAAGAGACGGTCGAGGTATGTGAAACGCTTGTCCGTGAAGCGCTTGATGATGTCCGCTTATCAGTGCGGACCCTGCAAACGGAAAACGATCCTTCATTAATCGAAACGCTGAAACAGCTGACAAAAGATTTTTACAAAAACGCGGGAGTCACAACCGAATTTGCAGTCAGCGGTGATCCTGCGATGATCCCGCTGTCTCTTCATCCGACTCTGGTCAGAACAGTGCAGGAAGCACTGACCAATGCTAAACGGCACGGCGGCGCCACAGCCTGTTCGATCCAGCTTGCCTGCACAACGGACAGCATCAGCCTTGTCATTAAGGATGACGGAAAAGGAAATCCCGACGCGGCACTCGGCTTTGGTCTCTTGAACATGAAAAAGCGGGCAGCGGAGCATGGCGGAATGATCCGCTTTGAGAGCGAACGGGATGAAGGATTTACTGTGATCGCCAAATTTTCACTGGCTAATAAAAAATGGAGCTTCGGGCCCGCGCAGCAAAAGGAGAGTTTATCATGA